A region from the Antennarius striatus isolate MH-2024 chromosome 24, ASM4005453v1, whole genome shotgun sequence genome encodes:
- the LOC137591414 gene encoding poly(rC)-binding protein 3-like isoform X8, translating into MEPIKVQSEGGLNVTLTIRLLMHGKEVGSIIGKKGETVKKMREDSGARINISEGNCPERIVTITGPTDAIFKAFAMIAYKFEEDIINSMSNSPATSKPPVTLRLVVPASQCGSLIGKGGSKIKEMRESTGAQVQVAGDMLPNSTERAVTISGAPEAIIQCVKQICVVMLEAYTIQGQYAIPHPDQLSKLHQLAMQQTPFTPLGQTTPAFPAAGLDASNQASTHELTIPNDLIGCIIGRQGTKINEIRQMSGAQIKIANAMEGSSERQITITGTPANISLAQYLINARFRDVAAMWNDPSSMTTS; encoded by the exons ATGGAGCCAATCAAGGTCCAATCCGAAGGTGGACTGAATGTGACCCTCACCATCAGGCTGCTGATGCACGGCAAG GAGGTGGGAAGCATCATAGGAAAG AAAGGAGAAACGGTGAAGAAGATGCGTGAAGAT AGCGGAGCCCGAATCAACATCTCCGAGGGGAACTGCCCCGAGCGGATAGTCACCATCACCGGGCCGACAGACGCCATTTTCAAGGCCTTCGCTATGATCGCCTACAAGTTTGAGGAG GATATCATCAACTCCATGAGCAACAGCCCGGCCACCAGTAAACCCCCCGTGACCCTGAGGCTCGTGGTCCCAGCCAGCCAGTGTGGATCCCTCATCGGGAAAGGAGGCTCCAAAATCAAAGAGATGAGAGAG TCCACAGGGGCTCAGGTCCAGGTCGCCGGCGACATGCTGCCCAACTCCACCGAGAGAGCCGTGACCATCTCGGGGGCCCCGGAGGCCATCATCCAGTGTGTGAAACAGATCTGTGTGGTGATGCTGGAG GCTTATACCATTCAAGGACAGTACGCCATCCCACATCCAGAT CAGTTGAGCAAGCTCCACCAGTTGGCTATGCAGCAAACCCCCTTTACCCCCCTTGGACAGACCACCCCTGCCTTCCCCG CAGCAGGTCTGGATGCCAGTAACCAGGCCAGTACTCATGAACTCACCATTCCCAATGAT CTAATAGGCTGCATAATCGGGCGCCAGGGAACCAAAATCAACGAGATCCGTCAGATGTCTGGGGCGCAGATCAAAATTGCTAATGCCATGGAAGGGTCATCGGAGCGCCAGATCACCATTACAGGGACCCCCGCTAACATCAGCCTGGCCCAGTACCTCATCAATGCAAG GTTCAGAGACGTGGCGGCCATGTGGAATGACCCATCGTCCATGACCACATCCTGA
- the LOC137591414 gene encoding poly(rC)-binding protein 3-like isoform X1, whose translation MEPIKVQSEGGLNVTLTIRLLMHGKEVGSIIGKKGETVKKMREDSGARINISEGNCPERIVTITGPTDAIFKAFAMIAYKFEEDIINSMSNSPATSKPPVTLRLVVPASQCGSLIGKGGSKIKEMRESTGAQVQVAGDMLPNSTERAVTISGAPEAIIQCVKQICVVMLESPPKGATIPYRPKPASTPVIFSGGQVRADPLGASTANLSLLLQHQPLPAYTIQGQYAIPHPDQLSKLHQLAMQQTPFTPLGQTTPAFPAAGLDASNQASTHELTIPNDLIGCIIGRQGTKINEIRQMSGAQIKIANAMEGSSERQITITGTPANISLAQYLINARFRDVAAMWNDPSSMTTS comes from the exons ATGGAGCCAATCAAGGTCCAATCCGAAGGTGGACTGAATGTGACCCTCACCATCAGGCTGCTGATGCACGGCAAG GAGGTGGGAAGCATCATAGGAAAG AAAGGAGAAACGGTGAAGAAGATGCGTGAAGAT AGCGGAGCCCGAATCAACATCTCCGAGGGGAACTGCCCCGAGCGGATAGTCACCATCACCGGGCCGACAGACGCCATTTTCAAGGCCTTCGCTATGATCGCCTACAAGTTTGAGGAG GATATCATCAACTCCATGAGCAACAGCCCGGCCACCAGTAAACCCCCCGTGACCCTGAGGCTCGTGGTCCCAGCCAGCCAGTGTGGATCCCTCATCGGGAAAGGAGGCTCCAAAATCAAAGAGATGAGAGAG TCCACAGGGGCTCAGGTCCAGGTCGCCGGCGACATGCTGCCCAACTCCACCGAGAGAGCCGTGACCATCTCGGGGGCCCCGGAGGCCATCATCCAGTGTGTGAAACAGATCTGTGTGGTGATGCTGGAG TCCCCACCGAAAGGTGCCACCATCCCCTACCGCCCCAAGCCTGCCTCCACCCCTGTCATTTTTTCAGGTGGCCAGGTAAGAGCAGACCCGCTGGGGGCGTCCACGGCCAACCTCAGCCTCTTACTGCAGCACCAGCCACTGCCT GCTTATACCATTCAAGGACAGTACGCCATCCCACATCCAGAT CAGTTGAGCAAGCTCCACCAGTTGGCTATGCAGCAAACCCCCTTTACCCCCCTTGGACAGACCACCCCTGCCTTCCCCG CAGCAGGTCTGGATGCCAGTAACCAGGCCAGTACTCATGAACTCACCATTCCCAATGAT CTAATAGGCTGCATAATCGGGCGCCAGGGAACCAAAATCAACGAGATCCGTCAGATGTCTGGGGCGCAGATCAAAATTGCTAATGCCATGGAAGGGTCATCGGAGCGCCAGATCACCATTACAGGGACCCCCGCTAACATCAGCCTGGCCCAGTACCTCATCAATGCAAG GTTCAGAGACGTGGCGGCCATGTGGAATGACCCATCGTCCATGACCACATCCTGA
- the LOC137591414 gene encoding poly(rC)-binding protein 3-like isoform X6, with amino-acid sequence MEPIKVQSEGGLNVTLTIRLLMHGKEVGSIIGKKGETVKKMREDSGARINISEGNCPERIVTITGPTDAIFKAFAMIAYKFEEDIINSMSNSPATSKPPVTLRLVVPASQCGSLIGKGGSKIKEMRESTGAQVQVAGDMLPNSTERAVTISGAPEAIIQCVKQICVVMLESPPKGATIPYRPKPASTPVIFSGGQAYTIQGQYAIPHPDLSKLHQLAMQQTPFTPLGQTTPAFPAAGLDASNQASTHELTIPNDLIGCIIGRQGTKINEIRQMSGAQIKIANAMEGSSERQITITGTPANISLAQYLINARFRDVAAMWNDPSSMTTS; translated from the exons ATGGAGCCAATCAAGGTCCAATCCGAAGGTGGACTGAATGTGACCCTCACCATCAGGCTGCTGATGCACGGCAAG GAGGTGGGAAGCATCATAGGAAAG AAAGGAGAAACGGTGAAGAAGATGCGTGAAGAT AGCGGAGCCCGAATCAACATCTCCGAGGGGAACTGCCCCGAGCGGATAGTCACCATCACCGGGCCGACAGACGCCATTTTCAAGGCCTTCGCTATGATCGCCTACAAGTTTGAGGAG GATATCATCAACTCCATGAGCAACAGCCCGGCCACCAGTAAACCCCCCGTGACCCTGAGGCTCGTGGTCCCAGCCAGCCAGTGTGGATCCCTCATCGGGAAAGGAGGCTCCAAAATCAAAGAGATGAGAGAG TCCACAGGGGCTCAGGTCCAGGTCGCCGGCGACATGCTGCCCAACTCCACCGAGAGAGCCGTGACCATCTCGGGGGCCCCGGAGGCCATCATCCAGTGTGTGAAACAGATCTGTGTGGTGATGCTGGAG TCCCCACCGAAAGGTGCCACCATCCCCTACCGCCCCAAGCCTGCCTCCACCCCTGTCATTTTTTCAGGTGGCCAG GCTTATACCATTCAAGGACAGTACGCCATCCCACATCCAGAT TTGAGCAAGCTCCACCAGTTGGCTATGCAGCAAACCCCCTTTACCCCCCTTGGACAGACCACCCCTGCCTTCCCCG CAGCAGGTCTGGATGCCAGTAACCAGGCCAGTACTCATGAACTCACCATTCCCAATGAT CTAATAGGCTGCATAATCGGGCGCCAGGGAACCAAAATCAACGAGATCCGTCAGATGTCTGGGGCGCAGATCAAAATTGCTAATGCCATGGAAGGGTCATCGGAGCGCCAGATCACCATTACAGGGACCCCCGCTAACATCAGCCTGGCCCAGTACCTCATCAATGCAAG GTTCAGAGACGTGGCGGCCATGTGGAATGACCCATCGTCCATGACCACATCCTGA
- the LOC137591414 gene encoding poly(rC)-binding protein 3-like isoform X4 yields the protein MEPIKVQSEGGLNVTLTIRLLMHGKEVGSIIGKKGETVKKMREDSGARINISEGNCPERIVTITGPTDAIFKAFAMIAYKFEEDIINSMSNSPATSKPPVTLRLVVPASQCGSLIGKGGSKIKEMRESTGAQVQVAGDMLPNSTERAVTISGAPEAIIQCVKQICVVMLESPPKGATIPYRPKPASTPVIFSGGQVRADPLGASTANLSLLLQHQPLPAYTIQGQYAIPHPDLSKLHQLAMQQTPFTPLGQTTPAFPAGLDASNQASTHELTIPNDLIGCIIGRQGTKINEIRQMSGAQIKIANAMEGSSERQITITGTPANISLAQYLINARFRDVAAMWNDPSSMTTS from the exons ATGGAGCCAATCAAGGTCCAATCCGAAGGTGGACTGAATGTGACCCTCACCATCAGGCTGCTGATGCACGGCAAG GAGGTGGGAAGCATCATAGGAAAG AAAGGAGAAACGGTGAAGAAGATGCGTGAAGAT AGCGGAGCCCGAATCAACATCTCCGAGGGGAACTGCCCCGAGCGGATAGTCACCATCACCGGGCCGACAGACGCCATTTTCAAGGCCTTCGCTATGATCGCCTACAAGTTTGAGGAG GATATCATCAACTCCATGAGCAACAGCCCGGCCACCAGTAAACCCCCCGTGACCCTGAGGCTCGTGGTCCCAGCCAGCCAGTGTGGATCCCTCATCGGGAAAGGAGGCTCCAAAATCAAAGAGATGAGAGAG TCCACAGGGGCTCAGGTCCAGGTCGCCGGCGACATGCTGCCCAACTCCACCGAGAGAGCCGTGACCATCTCGGGGGCCCCGGAGGCCATCATCCAGTGTGTGAAACAGATCTGTGTGGTGATGCTGGAG TCCCCACCGAAAGGTGCCACCATCCCCTACCGCCCCAAGCCTGCCTCCACCCCTGTCATTTTTTCAGGTGGCCAGGTAAGAGCAGACCCGCTGGGGGCGTCCACGGCCAACCTCAGCCTCTTACTGCAGCACCAGCCACTGCCT GCTTATACCATTCAAGGACAGTACGCCATCCCACATCCAGAT TTGAGCAAGCTCCACCAGTTGGCTATGCAGCAAACCCCCTTTACCCCCCTTGGACAGACCACCCCTGCCTTCCCCG CAGGTCTGGATGCCAGTAACCAGGCCAGTACTCATGAACTCACCATTCCCAATGAT CTAATAGGCTGCATAATCGGGCGCCAGGGAACCAAAATCAACGAGATCCGTCAGATGTCTGGGGCGCAGATCAAAATTGCTAATGCCATGGAAGGGTCATCGGAGCGCCAGATCACCATTACAGGGACCCCCGCTAACATCAGCCTGGCCCAGTACCTCATCAATGCAAG GTTCAGAGACGTGGCGGCCATGTGGAATGACCCATCGTCCATGACCACATCCTGA
- the LOC137591414 gene encoding poly(rC)-binding protein 3-like isoform X2 translates to MEPIKVQSEGGLNVTLTIRLLMHGKEVGSIIGKKGETVKKMREDSGARINISEGNCPERIVTITGPTDAIFKAFAMIAYKFEEDIINSMSNSPATSKPPVTLRLVVPASQCGSLIGKGGSKIKEMRESTGAQVQVAGDMLPNSTERAVTISGAPEAIIQCVKQICVVMLESPPKGATIPYRPKPASTPVIFSGGQVRADPLGASTANLSLLLQHQPLPAYTIQGQYAIPHPDLSKLHQLAMQQTPFTPLGQTTPAFPAAGLDASNQASTHELTIPNDLIGCIIGRQGTKINEIRQMSGAQIKIANAMEGSSERQITITGTPANISLAQYLINARFRDVAAMWNDPSSMTTS, encoded by the exons ATGGAGCCAATCAAGGTCCAATCCGAAGGTGGACTGAATGTGACCCTCACCATCAGGCTGCTGATGCACGGCAAG GAGGTGGGAAGCATCATAGGAAAG AAAGGAGAAACGGTGAAGAAGATGCGTGAAGAT AGCGGAGCCCGAATCAACATCTCCGAGGGGAACTGCCCCGAGCGGATAGTCACCATCACCGGGCCGACAGACGCCATTTTCAAGGCCTTCGCTATGATCGCCTACAAGTTTGAGGAG GATATCATCAACTCCATGAGCAACAGCCCGGCCACCAGTAAACCCCCCGTGACCCTGAGGCTCGTGGTCCCAGCCAGCCAGTGTGGATCCCTCATCGGGAAAGGAGGCTCCAAAATCAAAGAGATGAGAGAG TCCACAGGGGCTCAGGTCCAGGTCGCCGGCGACATGCTGCCCAACTCCACCGAGAGAGCCGTGACCATCTCGGGGGCCCCGGAGGCCATCATCCAGTGTGTGAAACAGATCTGTGTGGTGATGCTGGAG TCCCCACCGAAAGGTGCCACCATCCCCTACCGCCCCAAGCCTGCCTCCACCCCTGTCATTTTTTCAGGTGGCCAGGTAAGAGCAGACCCGCTGGGGGCGTCCACGGCCAACCTCAGCCTCTTACTGCAGCACCAGCCACTGCCT GCTTATACCATTCAAGGACAGTACGCCATCCCACATCCAGAT TTGAGCAAGCTCCACCAGTTGGCTATGCAGCAAACCCCCTTTACCCCCCTTGGACAGACCACCCCTGCCTTCCCCG CAGCAGGTCTGGATGCCAGTAACCAGGCCAGTACTCATGAACTCACCATTCCCAATGAT CTAATAGGCTGCATAATCGGGCGCCAGGGAACCAAAATCAACGAGATCCGTCAGATGTCTGGGGCGCAGATCAAAATTGCTAATGCCATGGAAGGGTCATCGGAGCGCCAGATCACCATTACAGGGACCCCCGCTAACATCAGCCTGGCCCAGTACCTCATCAATGCAAG GTTCAGAGACGTGGCGGCCATGTGGAATGACCCATCGTCCATGACCACATCCTGA
- the LOC137591414 gene encoding poly(rC)-binding protein 3-like isoform X3: MEPIKVQSEGGLNVTLTIRLLMHGKEVGSIIGKKGETVKKMREDSGARINISEGNCPERIVTITGPTDAIFKAFAMIAYKFEEDIINSMSNSPATSKPPVTLRLVVPASQCGSLIGKGGSKIKEMRESTGAQVQVAGDMLPNSTERAVTISGAPEAIIQCVKQICVVMLESPPKGATIPYRPKPASTPVIFSGGQVRADPLGASTANLSLLLQHQPLPAYTIQGQYAIPHPDQLSKLHQLAMQQTPFTPLGQTTPAFPAGLDASNQASTHELTIPNDLIGCIIGRQGTKINEIRQMSGAQIKIANAMEGSSERQITITGTPANISLAQYLINARFRDVAAMWNDPSSMTTS, encoded by the exons ATGGAGCCAATCAAGGTCCAATCCGAAGGTGGACTGAATGTGACCCTCACCATCAGGCTGCTGATGCACGGCAAG GAGGTGGGAAGCATCATAGGAAAG AAAGGAGAAACGGTGAAGAAGATGCGTGAAGAT AGCGGAGCCCGAATCAACATCTCCGAGGGGAACTGCCCCGAGCGGATAGTCACCATCACCGGGCCGACAGACGCCATTTTCAAGGCCTTCGCTATGATCGCCTACAAGTTTGAGGAG GATATCATCAACTCCATGAGCAACAGCCCGGCCACCAGTAAACCCCCCGTGACCCTGAGGCTCGTGGTCCCAGCCAGCCAGTGTGGATCCCTCATCGGGAAAGGAGGCTCCAAAATCAAAGAGATGAGAGAG TCCACAGGGGCTCAGGTCCAGGTCGCCGGCGACATGCTGCCCAACTCCACCGAGAGAGCCGTGACCATCTCGGGGGCCCCGGAGGCCATCATCCAGTGTGTGAAACAGATCTGTGTGGTGATGCTGGAG TCCCCACCGAAAGGTGCCACCATCCCCTACCGCCCCAAGCCTGCCTCCACCCCTGTCATTTTTTCAGGTGGCCAGGTAAGAGCAGACCCGCTGGGGGCGTCCACGGCCAACCTCAGCCTCTTACTGCAGCACCAGCCACTGCCT GCTTATACCATTCAAGGACAGTACGCCATCCCACATCCAGAT CAGTTGAGCAAGCTCCACCAGTTGGCTATGCAGCAAACCCCCTTTACCCCCCTTGGACAGACCACCCCTGCCTTCCCCG CAGGTCTGGATGCCAGTAACCAGGCCAGTACTCATGAACTCACCATTCCCAATGAT CTAATAGGCTGCATAATCGGGCGCCAGGGAACCAAAATCAACGAGATCCGTCAGATGTCTGGGGCGCAGATCAAAATTGCTAATGCCATGGAAGGGTCATCGGAGCGCCAGATCACCATTACAGGGACCCCCGCTAACATCAGCCTGGCCCAGTACCTCATCAATGCAAG GTTCAGAGACGTGGCGGCCATGTGGAATGACCCATCGTCCATGACCACATCCTGA
- the LOC137591414 gene encoding poly(rC)-binding protein 3-like isoform X5: MEPIKVQSEGGLNVTLTIRLLMHGKEVGSIIGKKGETVKKMREDSGARINISEGNCPERIVTITGPTDAIFKAFAMIAYKFEEDIINSMSNSPATSKPPVTLRLVVPASQCGSLIGKGGSKIKEMRESTGAQVQVAGDMLPNSTERAVTISGAPEAIIQCVKQICVVMLESPPKGATIPYRPKPASTPVIFSGGQAYTIQGQYAIPHPDQLSKLHQLAMQQTPFTPLGQTTPAFPAAGLDASNQASTHELTIPNDLIGCIIGRQGTKINEIRQMSGAQIKIANAMEGSSERQITITGTPANISLAQYLINARFRDVAAMWNDPSSMTTS, translated from the exons ATGGAGCCAATCAAGGTCCAATCCGAAGGTGGACTGAATGTGACCCTCACCATCAGGCTGCTGATGCACGGCAAG GAGGTGGGAAGCATCATAGGAAAG AAAGGAGAAACGGTGAAGAAGATGCGTGAAGAT AGCGGAGCCCGAATCAACATCTCCGAGGGGAACTGCCCCGAGCGGATAGTCACCATCACCGGGCCGACAGACGCCATTTTCAAGGCCTTCGCTATGATCGCCTACAAGTTTGAGGAG GATATCATCAACTCCATGAGCAACAGCCCGGCCACCAGTAAACCCCCCGTGACCCTGAGGCTCGTGGTCCCAGCCAGCCAGTGTGGATCCCTCATCGGGAAAGGAGGCTCCAAAATCAAAGAGATGAGAGAG TCCACAGGGGCTCAGGTCCAGGTCGCCGGCGACATGCTGCCCAACTCCACCGAGAGAGCCGTGACCATCTCGGGGGCCCCGGAGGCCATCATCCAGTGTGTGAAACAGATCTGTGTGGTGATGCTGGAG TCCCCACCGAAAGGTGCCACCATCCCCTACCGCCCCAAGCCTGCCTCCACCCCTGTCATTTTTTCAGGTGGCCAG GCTTATACCATTCAAGGACAGTACGCCATCCCACATCCAGAT CAGTTGAGCAAGCTCCACCAGTTGGCTATGCAGCAAACCCCCTTTACCCCCCTTGGACAGACCACCCCTGCCTTCCCCG CAGCAGGTCTGGATGCCAGTAACCAGGCCAGTACTCATGAACTCACCATTCCCAATGAT CTAATAGGCTGCATAATCGGGCGCCAGGGAACCAAAATCAACGAGATCCGTCAGATGTCTGGGGCGCAGATCAAAATTGCTAATGCCATGGAAGGGTCATCGGAGCGCCAGATCACCATTACAGGGACCCCCGCTAACATCAGCCTGGCCCAGTACCTCATCAATGCAAG GTTCAGAGACGTGGCGGCCATGTGGAATGACCCATCGTCCATGACCACATCCTGA
- the LOC137591414 gene encoding poly(rC)-binding protein 3-like isoform X9 gives MEPIKVQSEGGLNVTLTIRLLMHGKEVGSIIGKKGETVKKMREDSGARINISEGNCPERIVTITGPTDAIFKAFAMIAYKFEEDIINSMSNSPATSKPPVTLRLVVPASQCGSLIGKGGSKIKEMRESTGAQVQVAGDMLPNSTERAVTISGAPEAIIQCVKQICVVMLEAYTIQGQYAIPHPDLSKLHQLAMQQTPFTPLGQTTPAFPAAGLDASNQASTHELTIPNDLIGCIIGRQGTKINEIRQMSGAQIKIANAMEGSSERQITITGTPANISLAQYLINARFRDVAAMWNDPSSMTTS, from the exons ATGGAGCCAATCAAGGTCCAATCCGAAGGTGGACTGAATGTGACCCTCACCATCAGGCTGCTGATGCACGGCAAG GAGGTGGGAAGCATCATAGGAAAG AAAGGAGAAACGGTGAAGAAGATGCGTGAAGAT AGCGGAGCCCGAATCAACATCTCCGAGGGGAACTGCCCCGAGCGGATAGTCACCATCACCGGGCCGACAGACGCCATTTTCAAGGCCTTCGCTATGATCGCCTACAAGTTTGAGGAG GATATCATCAACTCCATGAGCAACAGCCCGGCCACCAGTAAACCCCCCGTGACCCTGAGGCTCGTGGTCCCAGCCAGCCAGTGTGGATCCCTCATCGGGAAAGGAGGCTCCAAAATCAAAGAGATGAGAGAG TCCACAGGGGCTCAGGTCCAGGTCGCCGGCGACATGCTGCCCAACTCCACCGAGAGAGCCGTGACCATCTCGGGGGCCCCGGAGGCCATCATCCAGTGTGTGAAACAGATCTGTGTGGTGATGCTGGAG GCTTATACCATTCAAGGACAGTACGCCATCCCACATCCAGAT TTGAGCAAGCTCCACCAGTTGGCTATGCAGCAAACCCCCTTTACCCCCCTTGGACAGACCACCCCTGCCTTCCCCG CAGCAGGTCTGGATGCCAGTAACCAGGCCAGTACTCATGAACTCACCATTCCCAATGAT CTAATAGGCTGCATAATCGGGCGCCAGGGAACCAAAATCAACGAGATCCGTCAGATGTCTGGGGCGCAGATCAAAATTGCTAATGCCATGGAAGGGTCATCGGAGCGCCAGATCACCATTACAGGGACCCCCGCTAACATCAGCCTGGCCCAGTACCTCATCAATGCAAG GTTCAGAGACGTGGCGGCCATGTGGAATGACCCATCGTCCATGACCACATCCTGA
- the LOC137591414 gene encoding poly(rC)-binding protein 3-like isoform X7, protein MEPIKVQSEGGLNVTLTIRLLMHGKEVGSIIGKKGETVKKMREDSGARINISEGNCPERIVTITGPTDAIFKAFAMIAYKFEEDIINSMSNSPATSKPPVTLRLVVPASQCGSLIGKGGSKIKEMRESTGAQVQVAGDMLPNSTERAVTISGAPEAIIQCVKQICVVMLESPPKGATIPYRPKPASTPVIFSGGQAYTIQGQYAIPHPDLSKLHQLAMQQTPFTPLGQTTPAFPAGLDASNQASTHELTIPNDLIGCIIGRQGTKINEIRQMSGAQIKIANAMEGSSERQITITGTPANISLAQYLINARFRDVAAMWNDPSSMTTS, encoded by the exons ATGGAGCCAATCAAGGTCCAATCCGAAGGTGGACTGAATGTGACCCTCACCATCAGGCTGCTGATGCACGGCAAG GAGGTGGGAAGCATCATAGGAAAG AAAGGAGAAACGGTGAAGAAGATGCGTGAAGAT AGCGGAGCCCGAATCAACATCTCCGAGGGGAACTGCCCCGAGCGGATAGTCACCATCACCGGGCCGACAGACGCCATTTTCAAGGCCTTCGCTATGATCGCCTACAAGTTTGAGGAG GATATCATCAACTCCATGAGCAACAGCCCGGCCACCAGTAAACCCCCCGTGACCCTGAGGCTCGTGGTCCCAGCCAGCCAGTGTGGATCCCTCATCGGGAAAGGAGGCTCCAAAATCAAAGAGATGAGAGAG TCCACAGGGGCTCAGGTCCAGGTCGCCGGCGACATGCTGCCCAACTCCACCGAGAGAGCCGTGACCATCTCGGGGGCCCCGGAGGCCATCATCCAGTGTGTGAAACAGATCTGTGTGGTGATGCTGGAG TCCCCACCGAAAGGTGCCACCATCCCCTACCGCCCCAAGCCTGCCTCCACCCCTGTCATTTTTTCAGGTGGCCAG GCTTATACCATTCAAGGACAGTACGCCATCCCACATCCAGAT TTGAGCAAGCTCCACCAGTTGGCTATGCAGCAAACCCCCTTTACCCCCCTTGGACAGACCACCCCTGCCTTCCCCG CAGGTCTGGATGCCAGTAACCAGGCCAGTACTCATGAACTCACCATTCCCAATGAT CTAATAGGCTGCATAATCGGGCGCCAGGGAACCAAAATCAACGAGATCCGTCAGATGTCTGGGGCGCAGATCAAAATTGCTAATGCCATGGAAGGGTCATCGGAGCGCCAGATCACCATTACAGGGACCCCCGCTAACATCAGCCTGGCCCAGTACCTCATCAATGCAAG GTTCAGAGACGTGGCGGCCATGTGGAATGACCCATCGTCCATGACCACATCCTGA
- the LOC137591414 gene encoding poly(rC)-binding protein 3-like isoform X11 has translation MEPIKVQSEGGLNVTLTIRLLMHGKEVGSIIGKKGETVKKMREDSGARINISEGNCPERIVTITGPTDAIFKAFAMIAYKFEEDIINSMSNSPATSKPPVTLRLVVPASQCGSLIGKGGSKIKEMRESTGAQVQVAGDMLPNSTERAVTISGAPEAIIQCVKQICVVMLESPPKGATIPYRPKPASTPVIFSGGQVRADPLGASTANLSLLLQHQPLPAYTIQGQYAIPHPDQLSKLHQLAMQQTPFTPLGQTTPAFPAGLDASNQASTHELTIPNDAA, from the exons ATGGAGCCAATCAAGGTCCAATCCGAAGGTGGACTGAATGTGACCCTCACCATCAGGCTGCTGATGCACGGCAAG GAGGTGGGAAGCATCATAGGAAAG AAAGGAGAAACGGTGAAGAAGATGCGTGAAGAT AGCGGAGCCCGAATCAACATCTCCGAGGGGAACTGCCCCGAGCGGATAGTCACCATCACCGGGCCGACAGACGCCATTTTCAAGGCCTTCGCTATGATCGCCTACAAGTTTGAGGAG GATATCATCAACTCCATGAGCAACAGCCCGGCCACCAGTAAACCCCCCGTGACCCTGAGGCTCGTGGTCCCAGCCAGCCAGTGTGGATCCCTCATCGGGAAAGGAGGCTCCAAAATCAAAGAGATGAGAGAG TCCACAGGGGCTCAGGTCCAGGTCGCCGGCGACATGCTGCCCAACTCCACCGAGAGAGCCGTGACCATCTCGGGGGCCCCGGAGGCCATCATCCAGTGTGTGAAACAGATCTGTGTGGTGATGCTGGAG TCCCCACCGAAAGGTGCCACCATCCCCTACCGCCCCAAGCCTGCCTCCACCCCTGTCATTTTTTCAGGTGGCCAGGTAAGAGCAGACCCGCTGGGGGCGTCCACGGCCAACCTCAGCCTCTTACTGCAGCACCAGCCACTGCCT GCTTATACCATTCAAGGACAGTACGCCATCCCACATCCAGAT CAGTTGAGCAAGCTCCACCAGTTGGCTATGCAGCAAACCCCCTTTACCCCCCTTGGACAGACCACCCCTGCCTTCCCCG CAGGTCTGGATGCCAGTAACCAGGCCAGTACTCATGAACTCACCATTCCCAATGAT GCTGCATAA